One window from the genome of Epinephelus fuscoguttatus linkage group LG3, E.fuscoguttatus.final_Chr_v1 encodes:
- the rps3a gene encoding 40S ribosomal protein S3a → MAVGKNKRLTKGGKKGAKKKIVDPFSKKDWYDVKAPAMFNIRNLGKTLVTRTQGTRIASDGLKGRVFEVSLADLQNDEVAFRKFKLITEDVQGKNCLTNFHGMDLTRDKMCSMVKKWQTMIEAHVDVKTTDGYLLRLFCVGFTKKRTNQIRKTSYAQHQQVRQIRKKMMEIMTREVQTNDLKEVVNKLIPDSVGKDIEKACQSIYPLHDVYVRKVKMLKKPKFELGKLMELHGEGGAGSAAKASGDDTGAKVERADGYEPPIQETV, encoded by the exons ATGGCAGTCGGCAAGAATAAGAGGCTGACCAAAGGCGGCAAAAAAGGTGCCAAAAAGAAGAT TGTGGACCCTTTCTCCAAGAAGGACTGGTATGATGTCAAGGCACCAGCCATGTTCAACATCCGCAATCTTGGCAAAACCTTGGTCACCAGGACTCAGGGAACCA GAATCGCCTCCGATGGTCTGAAGGGACGTGTGTTCGAGGTGAGCCTCGCTGACCTGCAGAACGAcgaggtggccttccgcaaGTTCAAGCTCATCACTGAGGATGTTCAGGGCAAGAACTGCCTCACCAACTTCCACGGTATGGACCTGACCCGCGACAAGATGTGCTCCATGGTCAAGAAATGGCAG ACCATGATCGAAGCCCATGTGGATGTGAAGACCACAGATGGCTACCTTCTGCGCCTGTTCTGCGTGGGTTTCACAAAGAAGCGCACCAACCAGATCAGAAAGACCTCCTACGCTCAGCACCAGCAGGTCCGTCAGATTCGCAAGAAGATGATGGAGATCATGACCCGTGAGGTTCAGACCAATGACCTGAAGGAAGTTGTCAACAAGCT GATCCCTGACAGCGTTGGTAAGGACATTGAGAAGGCCTGCCAGTCCATCTACCCTCTACACGACGTCTACGTTCGCAAAGTCAAGATGCTTAAGAAGCCCAAGTTTGAGT TGGGCAAACTGATGGAGCTCCACGGTGAGGGCGGTGCCGGCAGCGCTGCAAAGGCATCCGGTGATGACACTGGAGCCAAGGTGGAGAGGGCTGATGGCTATGAGCCCCCCATCCAGGAGACAGTTTAA